The DNA segment TACCTGGCATCCTTAACCACCCTACAGTTTGAGAAGGGAGTGGTTGATAATCTCAAAAGcctggaagggaagggaaatcaGGCCGGGCGTTATGCTCCGTCGCCCATCAGTAGACAAGGCCATTTTAGGAAAGTGCGAGAATGTCTTTTGCTCTGGGCTTTTACTGCCGAATCCAGGTCTCTGGGCTTAACAACAACGAACGGGCTGTGACTGGCTGGTATCTCAGCCAATCAGCATCGAACTCATTTGCATAGGCTGAGAGCAAATGTTCGCGAACTCTAGAAATGAATGACTTAAGTTCCTTAGAATATTCTTTTTCCTACCGAAAGTTACAACATGCATCGTTGTTTATACAGTAAtaggaacaagaaaaaaaagccacCTGAGTTCACCCTCACCAATTGTGGAGTTCATGCATATCCCTTCTTCTCTCTACACACATGCGCaacagtgttacagctcttttagaatttgtctagcagGCTTTCCGGTATTTGCCGGAAAGCCCCTTTCACATAGCTTGTTTATAACAATAGAATCTGTTTAGTGCGCGCAACTTCCGTTAAGATCTTTTAGTAGGTAGTTTTCCTGGTGCAAACGATGTTAGAAGGTTTGGATGCGAAGGTTCGGACCACGCCTGGGGGCTTCCGGCTACACCGGATGTTGCTTCCTTTCCGCCCCCACTGGTCTTGGGAACTGTTAGTAGGACGTGGCTCTTTCTTCCTGAGCTTTCCATTTATCTCCGCTGCACTTGCAGCTTCAGACGCCGTATGGCGTCCGCCGCGTCCCAACCCGCGGCCCTCAGCGCTGAGCAGGCAAAGGGTGAGAATAATCGTAGTCAACGCATGGGTTGCCGGTCCGGGGAGGATGCGGGCAGAGGATGTGGGGCGACAAACCTGGCTTCGTCCGCCGGGAAAACAGGGTAGGGGACGCCGGGTCCCGTCGTTCTAAGTGGGGCGCTTGCCCCCAAGACTCGGGATCTTATTGGGTTACCTATAGCCTCAATCCACTAATTCCCTGCGCTCTCCACTGGGCCCGCTCTCCGTTCTCCGACGCCTACCCGGGACGCCTCCCTGGGATGCTTCTGACGCGCAGTGGTCCTGGCGGAGGTGATCCAGGCGTTCTCCGCCCCTGAGAATGCAGTGCGCATGGACGAGGCTCGGGATAACGCGTGCAACGACATGGGTAAGATGCTGCAATTCGTGCTGCCCGTGGCCACGCAGATCCAGCAGGAGGTTATCAAAGCCTATGGCTTCAGCTGCGACGGGGAAGGTGGGTCAGACACGGGAAGGCGGGGGTTGGGTCGGGAGAGGGCGCCGGATCTGTGGGGCCCTGAGTGGTTGTCCCCTTTCTCGCCACACGGCGACAGTGTTGGCACTCAGAGCTCAGGGTCTACCCTGAGCTTGTGCCTCCGAGTTGCATTTTGTACAGGAGAGGTTCCGTATCCCTTATCCGAaatacttgggaccagaagtgttttggattttttcagatttcGGAATATTTACGTATACATGGATATCTTGGGGGATGGGACTCAAATCTGAACACGAAATTGTTTTGTTTCGTATACATACAGCTTAagcacatagcctgaaggtaattttatataatagtcTGAATAATCTTGTGCATAAGACAAAGTTTTGACTGCGTTTTGACTAcagtccccccacccccaccccccaccatgaagtcaggtgtggaattttccatttttggCTTCACACTGGCACtcaaataatttcagattttgggTTTTCTAATTAAGGATGGTCAACCTGTACTGTGAATcacattattattacattttgtgATGAGGGAGCAAACGCTAATGGTGCAGACTTTTAGTAGTAGCAGAGCTGGACGTCAACGCTGTTGTGCCATCTTTTAGTGAGAGGTCTGCATTACAGCAGTGGCTGCAGTCTCTCCAGGGTGTTTCAGCTAATTTCTGTTTGGGGGTTGGTGGTTAAATTTTTGGTGAGATCCTGGTGTTCCCCAAAGGTGCTGACTGATTCAGCTCTGCTGCCCCGTAGCCTTCCTGCGTTCCAGCTACAGACCCGGGGTCTCGTGTTCATTCATGGGGTTCCAGTGACTAAACTGCTAAAAGGGTTCACCTGAGAGCAAGAAGCACACTGCCTTGGGATATTTTCATTCACTGCATCCCATCTAGTTGTGCCCAGTGTAGACCAAGAAGTTGATCCAAACCACATAGGACAGAGGCCTGCATGCGTCCTGTTTTGCAAACAGCTGCCCAGCCAGTGGGGAAGCAGTTCATGCTTAAACTACCACCCCCTCCAGCTGTCTTACGCAGCTGGTCCTTGGAAGAAGCGTTGACCCTCCACTCCCTCTTGCAGGTGTCCTTAAATTTGCTCGCTTGGTCAAGTCCTATGAAGCCCAGGATCCTGAGATCGCCAGCCTGTCAGGCAAGCTGAAGGCGCTGTTCCTGCCGCCCATGACCCTGCCACCCCACGGGCCTGCTGCTGGTGGCAGCGTGGCTGCCTCCTGAGAGTTGGCCCTCCCTGTGCCCCTGCCAGGGAAGAAAAGGCCTTGATGTTCCAGACGATAATAAACGTGCCTGTGACTTAGCCTTGGTGTCAGTCTTTTGCAGACTTGACAACCCCCATCTCACCTTCCCAGATTCCCTCTGCCTTTCCAGGCCCCATCCCCATGTACAGCTCCTTCCTATACTCCTGGCTGGGCCTAACCCTGCTCCAGTGAGGGCCTGaggctcctccccttcccccagggcAGGGTGAGAGGCTGGACTGGGCCCCTCGACGCTCTGGGTGGGTGGGCGGGCCTGCACTGGGGACACCTCCTTCTCTGAGGAATTGGGCTGTTAGGACTTTCCCTTAGGCCCTTTGGTTTCCACCTACT comes from the Macaca mulatta isolate MMU2019108-1 chromosome 11, T2T-MMU8v2.0, whole genome shotgun sequence genome and includes:
- the C11H12orf57 gene encoding protein C10 isoform X1; this encodes MNDLMVLAEVIQAFSAPENAVRMDEARDNACNDMGKMLQFVLPVATQIQQEVIKAYGFSCDGEGVLKFARLVKSYEAQDPEIASLSGKLKALFLPPMTLPPHGPAAGGSVAAS
- the C11H12orf57 gene encoding protein C10 isoform X2, which encodes MASAASQPAALSAEQAKVVLAEVIQAFSAPENAVRMDEARDNACNDMGVLKFARLVKSYEAQDPEIASLSGKLKALFLPPMTLPPHGPAAGGSVAAS
- the C11H12orf57 gene encoding protein C10, coding for MASAASQPAALSAEQAKVVLAEVIQAFSAPENAVRMDEARDNACNDMGKMLQFVLPVATQIQQEVIKAYGFSCDGEGVLKFARLVKSYEAQDPEIASLSGKLKALFLPPMTLPPHGPAAGGSVAAS
- the C11H12orf57 gene encoding protein C10 isoform X3, encoding MDEARDNACNDMGKMLQFVLPVATQIQQEVIKAYGFSCDGEGVLKFARLVKSYEAQDPEIASLSGKLKALFLPPMTLPPHGPAAGGSVAAS